The Bradyrhizobium ottawaense genome window below encodes:
- a CDS encoding phage terminase small subunit P27 family — protein sequence MRGRRPKPTRIKALTGNPGKRPLNVHEPRPEPALPECPPELNSVAKREWARLTGELSKLGLITHLDRGALATYCGAYAMWAEAMEQIQKFGTMVKSPTGYPIQSPYLAIANRQAEIMMRIASEFGFTPASRSRISLPPQDQLPLFDGEDGEI from the coding sequence ATGCGTGGCCGTCGTCCAAAACCAACAAGGATCAAGGCTTTGACGGGAAATCCGGGGAAGCGTCCCCTCAATGTGCACGAGCCGCGGCCTGAACCCGCGCTACCTGAGTGCCCACCGGAACTCAATTCGGTTGCCAAGCGTGAATGGGCGCGGCTGACCGGCGAGCTTTCAAAACTCGGTCTCATAACTCACCTCGATCGCGGCGCGCTAGCTACCTACTGCGGCGCTTACGCGATGTGGGCAGAAGCGATGGAGCAGATCCAGAAGTTCGGTACGATGGTCAAATCACCGACAGGATATCCGATACAGTCACCCTACCTAGCAATTGCCAATCGACAGGCGGAGATCATGATGCGCATCGCGTCGGAGTTCGGTTTCACGCCTGCAAGCCGGAGTCGGATATCCTTGCCCCCGCAAGATCAGCTACCACTTTTTGATGGGGAGGATGGAGAGATCTGA
- a CDS encoding site-specific DNA-methyltransferase, with protein sequence MTHATYPEEANARLQIEYWPLDRLIPYARNARTHSPAQVAEIAGSIRAFGFSNPILVSEDADIIAGHGRLAAARKLGLKEAPVVVLRGLTEVQRRQLVLADNRIALNSGWDSKMLNLELADLSALGADLASIGFSKKELAAALSRVESGLTDENDTPSIVEAAVSGPGDIWQLGPHRVACGDSRDAALVHSLLAGALPQLMVTDPPYGVEYDPEWRHRRGVNNSKRTGKIRNDEIADWAPTWGLYPGEIAYVWHGALRSTIVAESLLKSGFSIRAQIIWAKERLVMSQGDYHWQHEPCWYAVRKKGNWTGDRKQTTVWNISSRGQDAETKHSTQKPVECMRRPMLNNSSSGQAVYEPFLGSGTTLIAAQSCGRICLASEIDPLFVDVAIRRWQAFTGEKAIRERDGAFFETLEQGTQSAGDARDPLV encoded by the coding sequence ATGACACACGCGACGTACCCAGAAGAAGCGAACGCACGACTTCAAATCGAATACTGGCCGCTTGATCGGCTGATCCCCTACGCGCGCAATGCGCGCACCCATAGTCCGGCCCAGGTCGCCGAGATCGCCGGCAGCATTCGCGCCTTTGGCTTTTCGAATCCGATCCTCGTCAGCGAAGACGCAGATATCATCGCGGGACACGGCCGGCTGGCCGCTGCTCGCAAGCTTGGACTGAAGGAGGCGCCGGTCGTGGTCCTCCGAGGATTGACGGAGGTGCAACGCCGCCAGTTGGTGCTTGCCGACAATAGGATTGCGCTAAATTCAGGTTGGGACAGCAAGATGCTCAACCTCGAACTGGCTGACCTGTCTGCGTTGGGTGCCGATCTCGCATCCATTGGATTCAGCAAAAAGGAGTTGGCGGCAGCGCTGTCAAGGGTCGAGAGCGGCTTAACGGACGAGAACGATACCCCCTCTATCGTCGAGGCCGCGGTCTCCGGACCCGGTGACATCTGGCAGCTCGGCCCTCATCGCGTTGCGTGCGGCGATAGTCGAGATGCAGCTCTCGTCCACTCGCTGCTGGCTGGTGCTTTGCCTCAATTGATGGTCACCGATCCGCCCTATGGCGTCGAGTACGACCCGGAATGGCGTCATCGCCGCGGCGTCAACAATTCGAAGCGTACAGGCAAAATTCGCAACGACGAGATCGCCGACTGGGCGCCTACCTGGGGCTTATATCCAGGCGAAATCGCTTATGTTTGGCATGGTGCTTTACGGTCGACCATCGTAGCCGAAAGCCTTCTAAAGAGCGGCTTTTCGATTCGCGCGCAGATCATCTGGGCCAAGGAGCGCTTGGTCATGAGCCAGGGAGACTATCACTGGCAGCATGAGCCCTGTTGGTATGCGGTCCGGAAGAAGGGCAACTGGACTGGCGATCGCAAGCAAACCACCGTCTGGAATATCAGCAGCCGTGGGCAGGATGCCGAAACCAAGCATTCGACCCAAAAGCCAGTCGAATGCATGCGCCGGCCAATGCTGAACAATTCGAGTTCCGGACAGGCGGTATATGAACCCTTCCTTGGAAGCGGAACGACCCTGATCGCGGCGCAATCATGTGGGCGCATCTGCTTGGCATCCGAGATCGATCCATTGTTCGTCGATGTCGCGATTCGCCGATGGCAGGCCTTCACAGGTGAGAAGGCAATTCGTGAACGAGATGGCGCGTTCTTTGAAACGCTGGAGCAGGGGACGCAATCCGCGGGTGACGCTCGTGATCCGCTGGTGTGA